The Deinococcus ruber genome includes a window with the following:
- a CDS encoding metal-binding protein encodes MPSGRVHNLINIAVFAGLSVAALYLSGTQRVVITPLQATSFSAAFASGTFLLSPDLDLATGNVDSKRRWGPLGFLWVPYGLMFSHRGLSHTWLLGPLTRLAYVALIVALAWGLLYGAGQLFPALKVPLPHLPPLSLSVLGAKFVYPALAGYYLSQWLHLIADGVRPDHGMRLSGKKFRRATRRFR; translated from the coding sequence GTGCCCAGCGGTCGCGTTCATAACCTCATCAATATCGCCGTCTTCGCAGGTCTGTCGGTCGCCGCGCTGTATCTCAGCGGTACGCAGCGCGTCGTCATCACTCCCCTTCAGGCCACGAGTTTCAGTGCAGCCTTTGCCAGCGGCACTTTTTTGCTGTCGCCCGACCTCGATCTGGCGACGGGCAACGTGGATTCCAAACGACGTTGGGGACCGCTGGGATTTCTGTGGGTGCCGTATGGGCTGATGTTCAGTCACCGGGGCCTGAGTCATACCTGGCTGCTGGGGCCGCTGACCCGGCTGGCCTACGTCGCCCTGATAGTGGCGCTGGCGTGGGGCCTGCTGTACGGCGCGGGCCAACTGTTCCCGGCGCTGAAGGTGCCTCTTCCGCATCTGCCGCCCCTGAGCCTGAGCGTCCTGGGAGCCAAATTCGTGTATCCGGCGCTGGCGGGCTATTACCTGAGCCAGTGGCTGCACCTGATCGCAGACGGCGTGCGGCCCGATCACGGCATGCGGCTGAGCGGAAAGAAATTCCGCAGGGCGACGCGGCGGTTTCGGTAG